The Pseudomonas baetica genome includes a region encoding these proteins:
- a CDS encoding phage major tail tube protein, with the protein MIPQTLYNTNLFVDGVNFSGDVPSLTLPKLTTKTDEYRGGGMAGPIEMDQGLEKMEASFVTKGVRRESLKYFGLADGTAFNATFRGAFKGQKGAVTAVVATLRGRLKEVDLGDWKAGDAAEIKHAVAVTYYKLEIDGRLMYEIDMVAGIQVIDGKDQLLEVRQALGL; encoded by the coding sequence ATGATTCCTCAGACTTTGTACAACACCAACCTGTTCGTCGACGGCGTGAACTTCTCCGGCGACGTGCCGAGCCTGACGCTGCCCAAGCTGACCACCAAGACTGACGAGTATCGAGGGGGCGGCATGGCCGGCCCCATCGAGATGGATCAGGGGCTTGAGAAAATGGAAGCCTCGTTTGTCACCAAAGGCGTGCGTCGTGAGTCGCTTAAATACTTCGGCCTGGCTGATGGCACGGCGTTTAACGCGACGTTCCGAGGTGCTTTTAAGGGCCAAAAGGGCGCGGTGACAGCGGTCGTTGCCACCCTGCGCGGTCGCCTCAAAGAGGTCGATCTCGGTGACTGGAAAGCCGGTGATGCTGCCGAGATCAAACACGCCGTTGCGGTCACCTACTACAAGCTCGAAATCGACGGGCGCCTGATGTACGAGATCGACATGGTTGCCGGCATTCAGGTGATCGACGGCAAAGACCAACTGCTCGAAGTGCGCCAGGCACTCGGCCTGTAA
- a CDS encoding phage tail assembly protein: MTQAIAKNLPAWLSLSSVGAVVTLTRPSQANSIDVETLNLRNPTVREVRAADRAANGDDEQRELMLFAGLAEVGLKDLEGLKLTDYRRVQTAYSHLVPKTDYSDSMPAWLSLTTDQVLVTLSCPSEINGVTVDKLALRSPTVGDVRAANREVGGDDEQRELVLFAALSGAPVADLEGLKLVDFNRLQAGYFRMDNDDGL, translated from the coding sequence ATGACTCAAGCAATCGCTAAAAACCTGCCGGCCTGGCTGTCGCTCAGTTCAGTCGGTGCCGTCGTAACGCTGACCCGCCCAAGCCAAGCCAATAGCATCGACGTCGAGACGTTGAACCTGCGCAACCCGACCGTGCGTGAAGTGCGCGCGGCTGATCGTGCTGCCAACGGCGACGACGAACAGCGCGAACTGATGCTGTTCGCAGGTCTCGCCGAAGTCGGACTGAAGGATCTGGAAGGCCTCAAGCTGACGGATTATCGCCGCGTACAAACGGCGTATTCGCACCTGGTACCGAAAACTGATTATTCGGACTCGATGCCGGCGTGGTTGTCACTGACCACCGACCAGGTGCTGGTGACGCTGTCGTGCCCGAGCGAGATCAACGGCGTGACCGTCGACAAGCTGGCCTTGCGTTCGCCGACCGTGGGCGACGTGCGTGCCGCTAACCGTGAGGTGGGTGGCGACGATGAGCAGCGCGAGCTGGTGTTGTTTGCTGCGTTGTCCGGTGCGCCTGTCGCGGATCTGGAGGGGCTGAAGCTGGTGGATTTTAACCGCTTGCAGGCCGGCTATTTTCGCATGGACAACGACGACGGGCTTTAA